Proteins encoded in a region of the Prunus persica cultivar Lovell chromosome G4, Prunus_persica_NCBIv2, whole genome shotgun sequence genome:
- the LOC18780125 gene encoding uncharacterized protein LOC18780125: MKSLITLIFFASLIQFSVLNLSTAADTISALESIMGSDTLVSSGQSFQLGLFSAGNSKTWYLGLWYKNFPNTVVWVANRENPLAGSNGALTLTKNGSLVLLDQMNNTIWSTISSQIVENPVAQLLETGNLVVRDKAETGSENYIWQSFNFPSDTLLPDMKVGWDFRTGLNRFLTSWKNASDPSLGEYTYGIDNLMLPQLVVAEGSKKLFRTGPWNGIRFTGTPDAGNERVVKPIYVYDTNELYYMYEATDSSILTRVKLSETGLSQRLVLKKGTTEWDVMYTLQNDRCDNYGECGANGICKTSNSPSCECLQGFVPKSQNEWDVLNWESGCIRQTPLDCQKGAGFLKVRNVKLPDLLEFWVNMKMSVEECEAECLRNCSCVAFSNTDIRNGGSGCLMWFGDLIDMREFVEEDSEQDIHIRLPLSELGGTGKKDKRIILILVISAVSVLPLLALLCWCILLKKRGRNVSTSAGSRSIKEDWELPLFDFDTIATATNNFSHTNKLGEGGFGQVYKANLTREEFIAVKRLSKESGQGIEEFKNEVTMIANLQHWNLVKLLGCCIQGEERMLIYEYMPNKSLDCFIFDQNRKVLLNWQNRLNIIMGIARGLLYLHQDSRLRIIHRDLKSSNILLDDELNPKISDFGIARIFGRNQTEAKTKRVIGTYGYMSPEYAIDGKFSVKSDVFSYGVLLLEIVSGRKNRGFHHPDHHHTLLGHAWLLWNENKGLELIDPCLGYSYVEFEVLRCIQVGLLCVQALPKDRPVMSSVVVMLSNEGVTLPQPKEPGFFTERSSMDDTIIDEGRSSQTGSSITISTHYNNCNIEKGWLQSPKFQSPSHFWKGTQMKVLALILSTYLLHFLVLQLSGAADTISAAQSITSTNTLVSSGQSFELGLFSPGNSEAWYLGIWYKNFPTIVVWVANRENPVADSHGSLKLSKNGSLVLLDQMNNTIWSSTSSQVAEDPVAQLLENGNLVVREKDTTDSESYIWESFNLPSDTLLPEMKVGWDFRTGVNRFLTSWKNASDPSLGEYTYGIDNLMLPQLVVAKGSKKLFRTGPWNGVQFSGTPDSGNKRIVKPIYVYDTNGFYYMYEATESSILTRVKLSETGLAQRLVLNEGSTEWAVMYTLLNDRCDNYRECGANGICRTSKSPSCECLQGFVPKSQNEWDVLNWESGCIRQTPLDCQKGEGFLKVRNVKLPDLLEFWANTKMSVQECEAECLRNCSCVAYASSDIRNGGSGCLMWFGDLIDMREFLEADVEQDIHIRMPFSELESLGGTGKKDKRVILISVISAVSVLPLLALLCWCILLKKRGRNVSTSTGSRSIKEDWELPLFDFKTIATATNNFSHTNKLGEGGFGPVYKANLTREEFIAVKRLSKDSGQGIEEFKNEVTMIANLQHWNLVKLLGCCIEREERMLIYEYMPNKSLDCFIFDQNRKVFLNWQKRLNIIMGIARGLLYLHQDSRLKIIHRDLKSSNILLDDELNPKISDFGIARIFGRNQTEAKTKRVIGTYGYMSPEYAIDGKFSEKSDVFSFGVLLLEIVSGRKNRGFHHPDHHHTLLGHAWLLWNENKGLELIDPCLGYSYVEFEVLRCIQVGLLCVQALPKDRPVMSSVVVMLSNEGVTLPQPKEPGFFTGRSSLDDTIIDKGRGSQTGSSITISTVEAR, encoded by the exons ATGAAGAGCCTCATTACTCTCATCTTCTTTGCCTCTCTAATCCAATTTTCAGTCTTGAATTTGTCCACTGCAGCTGATACCATATCTGCATTAGAGTCCATCATGGGCTCAGACACCTTGGTTTCTTCCGGCCAAAGCTTCCAATTAGGACTCTTTTCTGCGGGCAATTCGAAAACCTGGTATCTAGGATTATGGTACAAAAACTTTccaaatactgttgtatgggttgCAAACAGAGAGAACCCACTTGCAGGATCAAATGGAGCCTTGACATTAACCAAAAATGGAAGTCTGGTCCTTCTAGACCAAATGAACAACACCATTTGGTCTACCATCTCTTCCCAAATAGTAGAAAATCCTGTTGCACAGCTTTTGGAGACTGGAAACCTTGTTGTCAGAGACAAGGCTGAAACAGGTTCAGAAAACTATATATGGCAAAGCTTCAATTTCCCATCAGATACTCTATTACCAGACATGAAGGTTGGATGGGACTTCAGAACAGGCCTCAACAGATTCTTGACTTCTTGGAAAAATGCTAGTGACCCATCTCTTGGAGAATATACCTATGGGATTGATAATCTGATGTTGCCTCAGCTTGTTGTTGCCGAAGGATCAAAGAAATTGTTCCGTACCGGGCCTTGGAATGGTATTCGATTTACTGGTACTCCTGATGCTGGGAACGAACGAGTTGTGAAACCAATCTATGTGTATGATACAAATGagttatattatatgtatgagGCTACTGATAGTTCTATTCTAACAAGAGTGAAGCTGTCTGAAACTGGTTTGTCCCAGCGGCTGGTGCTGAAGAAAGGAACCACTGAATGGGATGTTATGTATACTTTGCAGAATGACAGGTGTGACAATTACGGGGAGTGTGGAGCAAATGGAATTTGCAAAACTTCCAATTCTCCAAGTTGTGAGTGCCTGCAGGGGTTTGTTCCGAAATCGCAAAACGAATGGGATGTGCTTAACTGGGAAAGTGGGTGCATTAGGCAGACACCACTGGATTGCCAGAAGGGAGCAGGGTTTTTGAAAGTTCGAAATGTGAAATTGCCAGACCTGCTGGAGTTTTGGGTGAACATGAAAATGAGTGTGGAGGAATGCGAGGCAGAGTGCTTGAGGAATTGTTCTTGTGTAGCTTTTTCTAATACAGATATCCGTAATGGAGGAAGTGGCTGTCTGATGTGGTTTGGCGACCTAATTGATATGCGAGAGTTCGTTGAAGAAGATAGTGAGCAAGATATACACATTAGGTTGCCACTTTCGGAACTTG GTGGCACCGGCAAGAAGGATAAAAGGATTATACTTATCTTGGTCATATCAGCAGTTTCTGTGCTTCCACTTCTAGCTTTGTTATGCTGGTGTATACTTCTGAAGAAGAGAGGAAGGAATGTATCCACATCCGCAG GCTCAAGATCAATTAAGGAGGACTGGGAGTTGCCACTGTTTGATTTTGATACAATTGCAACCGCCACCAATAACTTCTCCCACACAAACAAACTAGGAGAGGGAGGTTTCGGTCAAGTTTACAAG GCCAACCTAACCCGAGAAGAATTCATAGCTGTAAAGAGACTCTCAAAAGAGTCTGGGCAAGGTATTGAAGAGTTTAAGAATGAAGTTACAATGATAGCCAACCTCCAACACTGGAATCTTGTTAAACTTTTGGGCTGCTGCATTCAAGGAGAAGAAAGGATGCTTATCTATGAGTACATGCCCAACAAAAGCTTGGACTGCTTTATTTTCG ATCAAAATAGAAAGGTATTGCTGAATTGGCAAAACCGATTGAACATTATCATGGGAATTGCTCGAGGACTTCTCTACCTCCACCAAGACTCCAGATTAAGAATCATTCATAGAGACCTTAAGAGTAGCAACATCTTACTAGATGATGAGCTGAACCCCAAAATATCTGACTTCGGCATAGCAAGGATTTTTGGACGCAATCAAACCGAAGCAAAAACGAAACGAGTAATTGGGACATA TGGATATATGTCCCCTGAGTATGCAATTGATGGAAAGTTTTCGGTGAAATCCGATGTGTTCAGTTATGGGGTGCTTCTGTTAGAGATAGTAAGTGGCAGAAAGAACAGAGGGTTTCATCATCCAGATCACCATCACACTCTTCTGGGACAT GCATGGTTACTGTGGAATGAAAATAAGGGTTTGGAGCTAATAGATCCTTGCTTGGGGTACTCATATGTTGAGTTTGAGGTGCTGAGGTGCATTCAGGTAGGTCTATTGTGTGTTCAAGCGCTTCCAAAAGACAGACCAGTAATGTCATCAGTGGTTGTCATGTTAAGCAATGAAGGAGTAACATTACCTCAACCAAAGGAGCCAGGATTCTTTACAGAACGAAGTTCCATGGACGATACCATAATTGACGAAGGTAGAAGTAGCCAGACAGGAAGCAGTATTACCATTTCGACA CATTATAATAATTGTAACATTGAGAAAGGCTGGCTTCAAAGTCCGAAGTTTCAGTCACCTTCCCATTTCTGGAAAGGAACACAAATGAAGGTCCTTGCATTAATCCTCTCTACCTATctactccattttttagtctTACAATTGTCCGGAGCAGCTGATACAATCTCTGCTGCACAATCCATCACCAGCACTAATACCTTGGTTTCTTCCGGCCAAAGCTTCGAATTAGGACTCTTCTCCCCGGGCAATTCAGAGGCCTGGTATTTAGGAATATGGTACAAGAATTTTCCAACTATTGTTGTATGGGTTGCCAACAGAGAAAATCCAGTTGCAGATTCACATGGATCCTTGAAATTATCCAAAAATGGAAGTCTTGTCCTTTTAGATCAAATGAACAATACTATTTGGTCTTCCACTTCTTCCCAAGTAGCAGAAGACCCTGTTGCACAACTTTTGGAGAATGGAAACCTGGTTGTCAGAGAAAAGGATACAACAGATTCAGAAAGCTACATATGGGAAAGTTTCAATTTGCCATCAGACACTCTGCTACCAGAAATGAAGGTTGGATGGGACTTCAGAACAGGCGTCAACAGATTCTTGACTTCTTGGAAAAATGCTAGTGACCCATCTCTTGGAGAATATACCTATGGGATTGATAATCTGATGTTGCCTCAGCTTGTTGTTGCCAAAGGATCAAAGAAATTGTTCCGTACCGGGCCTTGGAATGGTGTTCAATTTTCTGGTACTCCTGATTCTGGGAACAAACGAATTGTGAAACCAATCTATGTGTATGATACCAATGGGTTCTATTATATGTATGAGGCTACTGAGAGTTCTATTCTAACAAGAGTGAAGCTGTCTGAAACTGGTTTGGCCCAGCGGCTAGTGCTGAATGAAGGAAGCACTGAATGGGCTGTTATGTATACTTTGCTGAATGACAGGTGTGACAATTACAGGGAGTGTGGAGCAAATGGAATTTGCAGAACTTCCAAGTCTCCAAGTTGTGAGTGCCTGCAGGGGTTTGTACCAAAATCGCAAAACGAATGGGATGTGCTTAACTGGGAAAGTGGGTGCATTAGGCAGACACCACTGGATTGCCAGAAGGGAGAAGGGTTTTTGAAAGTTCGAAACGTGAAATTGCCAGACctgttggagttttgggcAAACACAAAAATGAGTGTGCAGGAATGTGAGGCAGAGTGCTTGAGGAATTGTTCTTGTGTAGCTTATGCTAGTTCAGATATCCGTAACGGAGGAAGTGGCTGTCTGATGTGGTTTGGCGACCTAATTGATATGCGAGAGTTCCTTGAAGCAGATGTTGAGCAAGATATACACATTAGGATGCCATTTTCGGAACTAG AATCTTTAGGTGGTACCGGCAAGAAGGACAAAAGGGTTATACTTATCTCGGTCATATCAGCAGTTTCTGTGCTTCCACTTCTGGCTTTGTTATGCTGGTGTATACTTCTGAAGAAGAGAGGAAGGAATGTATCCACATCTACAG GCTCAAGATCAATTAAGGAGGACTGGGAGTTGCCACTGTTTGATTTTAAGACAATTGCAACCGCCACCAataatttctctcacacaAACAAACTAGGAGAGGGAGGTTTCGGTCCAGTTTACAAG GCCAACCTAACCCGAGAAGAATTCATAGCTGTAAAGAGACTCTCAAAAGATTCTGGGCAAGGTATTGAAGAGTTTAAGAATGAAGTTACAATGATAGCCAACCTCCAACACTGGAATCTTGTTAAACTTTTGGGCTGCTGCattgaaagagaagaaaggatGCTTATCTATGAGTACATGCCCAACAAAAGCTTGGACTGCTTTATTTTCG ATCAAAATAGAAAGGTTTTTCTGAATTGGCAAAAGCGATTGAACATTATCATGGGAATTGCTCGAGGACTTCTCTACCTCCACCAAGACTCCAGATTAAAAATCATTCATAGAGACCTTAAGAGTAGCAACATCTTACTTGATGATGAGCTGAACCCCAAAATATCTGACTTTGGCATAGCAAGGATTTTTGGACGCAATCAAACcgaagcaaaaacaaaacgagTAATTGGGACATA TGGATATATGTCTCCTGAGTATGCAATTGATGGAAAGTTTTCAGAGAAATCCGATGTGTTCAGTTTTGGAGTGCTTTTGTTAGAGATAGTAAGTGGCAGAAAGAACAGAGGGTTTCATCATCCAGATCACCATCACACTCTTCTGGGACAT GCATGGTTACTGTGGAATGAAAATAAGGGTTTGGAGCTAATAGATCCTTGCTTGGGGTACTCATATGTTGAGTTTGAGGTGCTGAGGTGCATTCAGGTAGGTCTATTGTGTGTTCAAGCGCTTCCAAAAGACAGACCAGTAATGTCATCAGTGGTTGTCATGTTAAGCAATGAAGGAGTAACATTACCTCAACCAAAGGAGCCAGGATTCTTTACAGGAAGAAGTTCCCTGGACGATACCATCATCGACAAAGGTAGAGGTAGCCAGACAGGAAGCAGTATTACCATTTCGACAGTGGAAGCTAGATAA
- the LOC18781375 gene encoding serine/threonine-protein kinase BLUS1, with protein sequence MTRAKPNNPICIDNIRRETKTLSLLSQPNILSAHCSLTVDRHLSVVLPFMSAVSLQSIISSAFPDGLPEPCIAVVLRETLNAMSYLHDQGHLHRDIKAGNNLIDSNGSVNVADFGVSASVYEANSSGESSIRLNDIAGTPYWMAPDVIHSHNGYGCKADIWSFGITAPELAHGGPPLSNLPPSKSLRLKITKRFRFSDYENRHDNNYKSKKFSKAFKDLVGCCLDQDPNKRPTAERLLCN encoded by the exons ATGACCAGAGCTAAGCCCAACAA CCCAATATGTATCGACAACATTCGACGTGAAACCAAGAcgctctctcttctttcacAGCCCAATATCCTCAGCGCCCATTGTTCTCTCACTGTGGACCGTCATCTTTCGGTGGTCCTGCCGTTCATGTCCGCCGTGTCGCTCCAATCCATAATCTCCTCTGCTTTCCCCGACGGCCTACCGGAGCCCTGCATTGCTGTCGTCCTCAGGGAGACACTGAACGCCATGTCGTATCTTCATGATCAAGGGCACCTCCACAGAGACATCAAGGCTGGTAATAACTTGATCGACTCCAATGGGTCGGTGAATGTTGCAGACTTTGGGGTTTCTGCTTCTGTTTATGAGGCCAATTCGAGTGGAGAGTCATCGATTCGGTTAAACGACATTGCTGGGACGCCGTACTGGATGGCGCCTGATGTGATACACTCGCACAATGGATACGGATGCAAGGCGGATATATGGTCTTTTGGGATCACAGCTCCGGAATTGGCTCATGGGGGGCCCCCCCTGTCTAACTTGCCTCCTTCAAAGTCTCTGCGTTTGAAGATCACGAAGCGGTTTCGGTTTTCGGATTATGAAAATCGTCACGACAATAATTACAAGAGCAAGAAGTTCTCTAAGGCCTTTAAAGACTTGGTGGGTTGTTGCCTTGATCAGGACCCGAACAAGAGGCCCACGGCGGAGAGGTTGCTTTGCAACTGA